Proteins encoded within one genomic window of Gloeobacter kilaueensis JS1:
- the dinB gene encoding DNA polymerase IV, producing the protein MSQSAVRKVIHVDMDAFFASVEQRDNPEYRGKPLVVGGTPAQRGAVAAASYEARHYGIHSAMPSRIAIQRCRHLLFVPPRFEVYRAVSREIQAIFARYTELMEPVSLDEAYLDVTENKPGFPSATWIAQQIKADILAETELTASAGVSCNKFLAKMASGIDKPNGLYVLLPEMADAFTAALPIEKFHGIGAITAQKMQRLGIHTGADLRQWPVEELVRLFGKSGRFYYQICRGVDERAVNPHRERKSIGVETSFLVDLEEPEAVVRELEKLVVALKERADTYRAVGHTLTLKLKYANYRQLSRSRTVTAPIKEIEAIRTIAQELLVAAAIDGQKVRLLGLYLSGLQSEDPEAECVQLKLGV; encoded by the coding sequence ATGTCCCAGAGTGCGGTGAGAAAGGTGATCCACGTCGATATGGACGCCTTTTTTGCCTCCGTCGAGCAGCGGGACAACCCCGAGTATCGGGGCAAGCCGCTGGTCGTTGGCGGTACGCCTGCCCAGCGGGGTGCGGTGGCTGCTGCAAGCTACGAGGCCCGCCACTACGGCATCCATTCGGCCATGCCCTCGCGCATCGCCATCCAGAGATGCCGCCATCTGCTCTTTGTGCCGCCGCGCTTCGAGGTTTACCGGGCGGTCTCCCGCGAGATCCAGGCCATCTTTGCCCGCTACACGGAACTGATGGAGCCGGTGTCCCTCGACGAGGCGTATCTGGATGTCACTGAAAACAAACCGGGGTTCCCCTCCGCCACCTGGATCGCCCAACAGATCAAGGCCGATATTCTTGCCGAAACGGAGTTGACCGCCTCCGCCGGGGTGTCCTGCAACAAATTCTTAGCCAAGATGGCCTCGGGCATAGACAAGCCCAATGGCCTCTACGTTCTCCTGCCTGAAATGGCGGACGCCTTTACAGCCGCACTGCCCATCGAAAAATTTCACGGCATCGGGGCAATCACCGCTCAGAAGATGCAGCGGCTGGGCATTCATACCGGAGCGGACCTCAGACAATGGCCTGTGGAGGAACTGGTGCGCCTTTTTGGCAAGAGCGGACGGTTCTACTACCAGATCTGCCGGGGAGTGGACGAGCGTGCCGTCAATCCCCATCGCGAGCGCAAGTCGATCGGGGTGGAGACGAGTTTTCTGGTGGATCTCGAGGAACCGGAAGCGGTGGTCCGGGAGCTGGAGAAGCTGGTGGTTGCCCTCAAAGAACGCGCCGATACTTACAGGGCCGTGGGACACACCCTGACGCTCAAGCTGAAGTACGCAAATTACCGGCAGCTCAGCCGCAGCCGGACTGTAACAGCTCCGATCAAAGAGATCGAGGCAATCCGGACCATCGCCCAGGAACTCCTCGTTGCAGCAGCGATAGACGGACAAAAAGTGCGGCTATTGGGTCTATACCTCTCGGGGCTGCAGAGCGAAGATCCTGAAGCAGAATGCGTTCAGTTAAAACTTGGTGTTTGA
- a CDS encoding HlyD family secretion protein: protein MTAATGTTNRQNKLPRPLIFAIGAIALVLVLVFGIRWWLYAAGHEETDDAYLTGHIHQVSSRIEGTVQALLIDDNRLVKAGQTLLLLDPRDYQVALDQASAALLNARRQAQTALAGVSYSAGKAAAQSTQAAGSFSGSEAAIAAAAAAVAEAKVGIPAAQANLKQAEANLTRAQLDYNRYIKLEQEGVVARQQLDTARATYQVNVAQRDAAAEGVRQATARLAQAEQNLSNSRSKLVQSRGSIEDARATGLQTEVERRQYQAAQAAVAQAEANVRNAQLRLSYTRLVAPAAGRIGNRKVEVGQRVQPGQALLSVAEERPWVVANFKETQLAHMRPGQPVEIKVDAFGGRTFSGRVDSFSPGSGSQFALLPADNATGNFTKIVQRVPVKIVLDPASARGYEGRLLPGMSVVASVDVSEPAANR from the coding sequence ATGACCGCCGCCACCGGTACGACCAATCGCCAGAACAAACTTCCCAGGCCGCTCATCTTCGCCATCGGGGCGATTGCGCTGGTGCTGGTGCTGGTGTTTGGTATCCGCTGGTGGCTGTACGCCGCAGGCCACGAGGAGACCGACGACGCCTACCTCACCGGTCACATCCATCAAGTCTCCAGCCGCATCGAGGGCACCGTGCAGGCCCTGCTCATCGACGACAACCGGCTGGTCAAAGCGGGACAGACCCTGCTGTTGCTCGATCCGCGCGACTATCAGGTGGCCCTCGACCAGGCCAGTGCCGCCCTGCTCAACGCCCGCCGTCAGGCCCAGACGGCCCTTGCCGGCGTCTCCTACTCTGCCGGCAAGGCCGCCGCCCAATCGACCCAGGCCGCCGGTTCTTTTTCGGGCTCCGAAGCAGCGATCGCCGCCGCCGCTGCCGCCGTCGCCGAAGCAAAAGTCGGCATTCCCGCCGCCCAGGCCAATCTCAAACAGGCCGAGGCCAACCTTACCAGGGCCCAGCTCGACTACAACCGCTACATCAAGCTCGAACAGGAAGGGGTGGTCGCCCGCCAGCAGCTCGACACCGCCCGCGCTACCTACCAAGTCAACGTCGCCCAGCGCGACGCGGCAGCCGAAGGGGTGCGCCAGGCTACGGCCCGCCTTGCCCAAGCCGAGCAGAATCTGAGCAACTCCCGTTCAAAGCTCGTGCAGTCGCGGGGCAGCATCGAGGATGCGCGGGCGACAGGATTGCAGACCGAGGTCGAGCGCCGCCAGTACCAGGCCGCCCAGGCAGCGGTCGCCCAGGCCGAGGCGAATGTGCGCAACGCCCAACTGCGGCTTTCGTATACGCGCCTCGTCGCCCCGGCTGCCGGGCGGATCGGTAACCGCAAGGTAGAGGTCGGGCAGCGGGTGCAGCCGGGCCAGGCGCTGCTCTCTGTCGCCGAGGAGCGCCCCTGGGTGGTAGCCAACTTCAAAGAGACCCAACTGGCCCACATGCGGCCCGGCCAGCCGGTCGAGATCAAAGTGGATGCCTTCGGTGGCCGTACCTTCAGTGGCAGAGTCGATAGCTTCTCGCCGGGCTCCGGCTCGCAGTTTGCCCTCTTGCCCGCCGACAACGCCACCGGCAACTTTACCAAGATCGTCCAGCGGGTGCCGGTCAAGATCGTGCTCGACCCTGCCAGTGCGCGGGGCTACGAGGGCCGACTGTTGCCGGGCATGTCGGTGGTGGCGAGCGTCGATGTCTCCGAACCCGCCGCCAACCGCTAG
- a CDS encoding DUF2490 domain-containing protein: MVRKLEKWRLRIGAALVTLGLLLNGYRPAAAQEVPTTLIEDFQGWFQLITQGTISGPLKGYFELQPRFRDDIGALDRILIRPAVYFNVSPTSTLWFGLAIVPAFQTNGTFTETRFWQQFQNVAKAGDLLITNRSRLEERLVPNTDGTSIRLRHLLRLEYPFDAAKLWSLIVADEIFFNLNDVRSLPAGLDQNRAFAGFGNRLTPALKLEFGYMANFVNRPELPDRLNHNLVVTLLYNFDAR, from the coding sequence TTGGTACGCAAACTTGAGAAATGGCGGCTCCGGATTGGCGCTGCCCTGGTTACGCTTGGCCTGTTATTGAACGGTTATCGGCCCGCTGCCGCCCAGGAAGTACCGACGACGCTCATCGAGGACTTTCAAGGCTGGTTTCAGCTCATTACTCAGGGAACGATAAGCGGCCCCTTGAAGGGATACTTCGAGTTGCAGCCGCGCTTTCGAGACGACATCGGTGCGCTCGATCGGATTCTGATTCGCCCGGCAGTCTACTTTAACGTCAGTCCGACAAGCACGCTCTGGTTCGGTCTGGCCATCGTGCCCGCCTTTCAAACGAACGGCACCTTTACCGAAACGCGCTTCTGGCAGCAGTTTCAGAACGTGGCAAAAGCCGGGGATCTGCTTATCACCAACCGCAGCCGCCTGGAGGAGCGGCTGGTACCTAACACCGACGGCACTTCGATCCGCCTGCGCCATCTGCTGAGGCTCGAATATCCCTTCGACGCCGCCAAACTGTGGTCGCTCATCGTCGCCGACGAGATCTTTTTCAATCTCAACGACGTGCGCAGTCTACCGGCGGGACTCGATCAAAATCGGGCCTTCGCCGGTTTTGGCAACCGGCTCACCCCCGCCCTCAAGCTGGAATTTGGCTATATGGCCAACTTCGTCAACCGCCCAGAACTGCCCGACCGCCTCAACCACAATCTGGTCGTCACCCTCCTTTACAACTTCGACGCCCGCTGA
- a CDS encoding MFS transporter, which produces MTQTTRPVPAIALSTPGRPPVVESDFNPWWTVLSAALANFICTVDNQLHSVNLRYLAGPLGFQLDEGSWAAAAFIATQLVAIVLTGRLVRRLGVRFFLTGNALLLTLASVVAIAAPNLLVLFVARALAGFAAGSFLAIALNLVMDQLPVTKRPIGYLVFGIPSTLAIPVGYFLGGWCIENASWHWLYVPAALGGVLLAGFFWYRLRSLPSEPPQPWWQVDWPGLVALIVAACTLATVLQRGTTENWFDSPFIVTISLLSAFAWGLFGWFELHSRHAFIDLRLLARRNFAASQVINAMIGLVLSYTFVVTSFLTQIHGYNSIQIAEVIVWAALVNPLMPVLMKKLDMRVLIALGLACFVPSCLMNAYLSANVAGEQLIWSQVVRALGQPLLIIALLRLAMTGLKASEYESAAQIFNLVRTAASSTATAAMGGWLVWREHFHSHAIVENLGQSYWQSHLQQLAAALVSRGSEPLAATNQATALLKQMTSNQAYILAFGDLFWLLALSMAVIVVALLWVRGSSTVPTLTTVAPPRARPGGGVPG; this is translated from the coding sequence GTGACGCAGACCACCCGCCCAGTACCAGCCATCGCACTTTCGACCCCAGGCCGTCCGCCGGTAGTTGAGAGCGACTTCAATCCCTGGTGGACGGTGCTTTCGGCTGCCCTCGCCAACTTTATCTGCACGGTCGATAACCAGCTCCATAGCGTCAACCTGCGCTATCTGGCCGGTCCTCTCGGTTTTCAGCTCGACGAGGGCAGTTGGGCTGCGGCGGCCTTTATCGCAACCCAGTTGGTGGCGATCGTGCTCACCGGTCGGCTGGTGCGGAGGCTCGGGGTGCGGTTTTTTCTAACCGGCAATGCTCTGCTCCTGACGCTCGCTTCAGTGGTGGCGATCGCTGCCCCAAACCTGCTCGTGCTATTCGTTGCCCGCGCCCTGGCGGGCTTTGCGGCGGGTAGCTTTCTGGCAATCGCCCTCAATCTGGTCATGGATCAGCTGCCGGTGACCAAGCGGCCTATCGGCTATCTGGTCTTTGGCATTCCCTCCACCCTCGCGATTCCGGTGGGCTACTTTCTGGGTGGCTGGTGCATCGAGAATGCGAGCTGGCACTGGCTGTACGTCCCGGCGGCCCTGGGCGGTGTGCTGCTCGCGGGCTTCTTCTGGTACCGCCTGAGATCTTTACCTTCTGAGCCGCCGCAACCGTGGTGGCAGGTGGACTGGCCGGGATTGGTCGCCCTCATCGTCGCTGCCTGCACCCTGGCGACGGTTCTGCAGCGCGGTACTACCGAGAACTGGTTCGATTCGCCCTTCATCGTCACGATTAGCTTGCTTTCGGCTTTTGCCTGGGGCTTGTTCGGCTGGTTTGAGCTACACAGCCGCCATGCGTTTATCGATCTGCGCCTTCTGGCCCGGCGCAACTTTGCTGCCAGCCAGGTGATCAACGCGATGATTGGCCTGGTGCTCTCCTACACGTTCGTCGTCACGAGCTTTCTCACCCAGATCCACGGCTACAACTCGATTCAAATTGCCGAGGTGATTGTCTGGGCCGCCCTCGTCAACCCGCTGATGCCCGTCTTGATGAAAAAGCTCGACATGCGGGTGCTCATCGCCCTCGGGCTCGCCTGCTTCGTTCCCAGTTGCCTGATGAACGCTTATCTGAGTGCCAACGTCGCCGGTGAGCAACTCATCTGGTCGCAGGTCGTCCGGGCTTTGGGCCAGCCGCTGCTCATCATCGCCCTGTTGCGCCTGGCGATGACCGGCCTCAAAGCGAGCGAGTACGAATCCGCCGCTCAGATCTTCAATCTGGTGCGCACCGCCGCCTCCAGCACCGCCACCGCCGCGATGGGCGGCTGGCTTGTCTGGCGCGAGCACTTTCACTCCCACGCGATCGTCGAGAACCTGGGACAGTCCTACTGGCAATCCCACCTCCAGCAGCTCGCTGCGGCCCTCGTCAGCCGGGGCAGCGAGCCGCTGGCAGCCACCAACCAGGCAACCGCTCTGCTCAAACAGATGACCAGCAACCAGGCGTACATCCTCGCCTTCGGGGATCTTTTCTGGCTGCTCGCCCTCAGCATGGCCGTAATCGTCGTTGCCCTGCTGTGGGTCCGGGGCAGCAGCACCGTTCCGACCCTCACCACCGTCGCGCCGCCAAGAGCCCGTCCTGGTGGCGGTGTGCCAGGATAA
- a CDS encoding pentapeptide repeat-containing protein, producing the protein MKEPERWYWVLGLEPGASQEEVTQAYKDLAFVWHPDRMPVENTRLQQKAVEKLKEINQAYEQLRAIQANPPPPAPAPPDKGSSFRPVYRPPASTRPARSAAAQSHTSHSQGHTRSHTSHQRERAAPRKAEPPPPPPPRYRSPDMSGADLRGANFKERDLEGRNLSNANLSGADLSDAFLHKASFNGADLSRANLFRANLLQADLRNADLQEANLLGADLSGANLSGANLRGAQMTIADRLMVKLTGSILTGATMPDGKIHP; encoded by the coding sequence ATGAAGGAGCCGGAGCGCTGGTATTGGGTGCTGGGACTGGAGCCTGGAGCCTCACAGGAGGAGGTGACGCAGGCTTACAAGGATCTGGCCTTTGTCTGGCATCCCGACCGGATGCCGGTCGAAAATACCCGGCTGCAACAAAAAGCGGTCGAAAAGCTCAAAGAGATCAACCAGGCTTACGAGCAGTTGCGCGCCATCCAGGCCAACCCACCCCCGCCTGCGCCTGCCCCCCCGGACAAAGGCTCTAGCTTCCGTCCCGTCTATCGGCCACCGGCCAGCACCCGGCCCGCCCGCTCAGCGGCGGCCCAGAGCCATACCAGCCACAGCCAGGGCCATACGCGCTCCCACACGAGCCACCAGCGCGAGCGCGCCGCCCCCCGCAAAGCTGAGCCTCCACCCCCGCCCCCGCCGCGCTACCGCTCTCCGGACATGAGCGGCGCGGACCTGCGCGGAGCCAACTTCAAAGAACGAGACCTCGAAGGCCGCAACTTGAGCAACGCCAACTTGAGCGGCGCGGACTTGAGCGACGCTTTTTTGCACAAGGCCAGCTTCAACGGCGCGGACCTGTCGCGGGCCAATCTTTTTCGAGCCAACCTCCTGCAGGCCGACCTGCGCAACGCGGACCTGCAGGAAGCGAATTTGCTCGGCGCAGACCTCAGCGGTGCCAATTTGAGCGGTGCCAACCTGCGCGGCGCGCAGATGACGATCGCCGATCGGTTGATGGTCAAGCTCACCGGCTCGATTCTCACCGGGGCGACGATGCCCGACGGCAAGATCCACCCGTAG
- a CDS encoding DUF4242 domain-containing protein, with translation MPRFVIEREIAGVGKFTPEELRGISQQSCNVLRQLGPQIQWEHSYVTDNKIYCVYIAPDEATVRKHAELGGFPANSVSIVRTIIDPTTAE, from the coding sequence ATGCCAAGGTTTGTGATCGAGCGCGAGATTGCCGGTGTCGGGAAATTTACGCCGGAGGAATTGCGAGGAATTTCTCAGCAGTCGTGCAACGTGCTGCGCCAGCTCGGGCCACAGATCCAGTGGGAGCACAGTTACGTCACCGACAACAAGATCTACTGCGTCTATATCGCACCGGACGAAGCGACGGTGCGCAAACACGCTGAGCTGGGAGGATTTCCGGCAAATTCTGTCTCAATTGTTCGCACGATCATCGATCCGACCACCGCCGAATAG
- a CDS encoding succinate dehydrogenase/fumarate reductase flavoprotein subunit produces MLEFDIAIVGGGLAGSRAAVEIARSDPRLKVALVSKVHPIRSHSVAAQGGIAAALQNVDPNDDWLTHAFDTVKGADYLADQDAVAVLTQQAPQVIIDLEHMGVLFSRLPDGRIAQRPFGGHTNRRTCYAADKTGHAILHELVSRLFQYKVPLFDEWYVLKLIVEEGEAKGLVIYHIPTGRLEVLRAKAILFATGGYGRVFNTTSNDYASTGDGLCLAAMAGIPLQDMEFVQFHPTGLYPVGVLISEAVRGEGAYLVNGEGERFMARYAPSRMELAPRDITSRAIATEIREGRGVNSRYVFLDLRHLGKEKIMERVPFAHDEALRHLGIDVVYEPMPVRPTVHYSMGGIPTTIDCQVLVAHDQPLTGFFAAGECACVSVHGANRLGSNSLLECVVFGARAGATLARYVQERSLPAVDEQRYRAEAERLLQKLIDQPGSERIATLRADFQDTLTDHCSIFRDEALLSEGLAQVQRLKARYQNIRLDDRGKLYNTEIVEALELRSLIEVGEIIVASALQRRESRGAHSRSDYPERNDADYLKHTLAYHTAEGVHIEYRPVDLSLQQKDPERFTPQARKY; encoded by the coding sequence ATGCTGGAATTTGACATCGCGATCGTGGGCGGCGGGCTGGCCGGTTCGCGGGCTGCCGTCGAGATTGCCCGCAGCGATCCGCGCCTCAAGGTGGCGCTCGTCTCGAAGGTGCATCCGATCCGCAGCCACTCGGTCGCCGCCCAGGGGGGCATCGCCGCTGCCCTCCAGAACGTCGATCCAAACGACGACTGGCTCACCCACGCCTTCGACACCGTCAAGGGAGCCGACTACCTGGCGGACCAGGACGCCGTGGCCGTGCTCACCCAGCAGGCTCCCCAGGTGATCATCGACCTCGAACACATGGGCGTGCTCTTCTCGCGCCTGCCGGACGGTCGCATCGCCCAGCGCCCCTTCGGCGGCCACACCAACCGCCGCACCTGCTACGCCGCCGACAAGACCGGCCACGCCATCCTGCACGAACTGGTGAGCCGCCTTTTTCAGTACAAGGTGCCCCTCTTTGACGAGTGGTACGTCCTCAAGCTCATCGTCGAAGAAGGTGAGGCAAAGGGCCTGGTCATCTACCACATTCCGACTGGCCGCCTCGAAGTCCTGCGCGCCAAAGCCATTCTTTTTGCCACCGGCGGCTATGGCCGCGTCTTCAACACCACCTCCAACGACTACGCCTCCACCGGCGACGGGCTCTGCCTGGCGGCGATGGCCGGGATTCCGCTGCAGGACATGGAATTTGTGCAGTTCCATCCCACGGGCCTCTACCCGGTGGGCGTGCTCATCTCCGAAGCGGTGCGGGGTGAAGGCGCGTACCTCGTCAACGGCGAGGGCGAGCGCTTTATGGCCCGCTACGCCCCGAGCCGGATGGAACTTGCGCCCCGCGACATCACCAGCCGCGCCATCGCCACCGAGATCCGCGAGGGGCGCGGCGTCAACAGCCGCTACGTCTTTCTCGACCTGCGCCACCTGGGCAAAGAAAAGATCATGGAGCGCGTGCCCTTTGCCCACGACGAGGCGCTGCGCCACCTGGGGATCGATGTCGTCTACGAGCCGATGCCCGTGCGCCCGACGGTCCATTATTCGATGGGCGGCATCCCGACCACGATCGACTGCCAGGTGCTCGTTGCCCACGACCAGCCACTGACCGGCTTCTTTGCCGCCGGTGAGTGCGCCTGCGTCTCGGTACACGGAGCCAACCGCCTGGGCAGCAACTCGCTTCTTGAGTGCGTGGTCTTCGGAGCGCGGGCCGGTGCCACCCTCGCCCGCTACGTCCAGGAGCGCTCCCTGCCTGCAGTAGACGAACAGCGCTACCGCGCAGAAGCCGAGCGCCTGTTGCAGAAGCTGATCGACCAGCCGGGTTCTGAGCGCATCGCCACCTTGCGTGCCGACTTTCAAGACACCCTCACCGACCACTGCTCGATCTTTCGCGACGAAGCACTCCTCAGCGAAGGACTTGCTCAGGTTCAGAGACTCAAAGCCCGCTACCAGAACATCCGCCTCGACGACAGGGGCAAGCTCTACAACACCGAGATCGTCGAAGCGCTTGAGCTGCGCAGCCTGATCGAAGTGGGCGAGATCATCGTCGCGAGCGCCCTTCAGCGCCGCGAGTCGCGCGGTGCCCACTCCAGAAGCGACTATCCCGAGCGCAACGACGCCGACTACCTCAAGCACACCCTCGCCTACCATACCGCCGAGGGCGTCCACATCGAGTACCGGCCCGTCGATCTGAGCCTGCAGCAAAAAGATCCCGAGCGCTTCACCCCCCAGGCGCGCAAGTATTAA
- a CDS encoding serine hydrolase domain-containing protein: protein MKSPLWIWLLWLLLLVVGASPARSDQIDTYIREQMQRQRIPGLSLAVIRDGRIVRAGGYGLANVELGVPATAETVYQSGSVGKQFTATVVMLLVEEGKLSLDGPISRYLDGTPPAWKEITIRHLLTHTSGIPDYESKGDLSLDYRRDYTDDELVALAEKTPLAFAPGEKWSYSNTGYVLLGIIVNKVSGRFYGDILQNRVFGPLGMKSSRIISDRDIVLHRAAGYQLVDGLLKNQGYVSPSLNRTADGSLYLTVGDLAKWDRALYTDKVLTRASLEQIWTPVQLNSGQTAPYGFGWRLASVGSHRLIEHSGQWQGFTSQISRYVDDRLTVVVLTNLANAKPEVIAHTIAGFLLPQLGRAASGGE from the coding sequence ATGAAATCCCCGCTCTGGATCTGGCTTCTCTGGCTGCTGTTGCTGGTTGTAGGAGCATCACCAGCTCGATCGGACCAGATCGATACGTACATCCGCGAACAGATGCAGCGCCAGCGGATCCCCGGCCTGTCGCTGGCGGTGATTCGCGACGGACGCATCGTTCGAGCCGGAGGATACGGGCTTGCCAATGTCGAGCTGGGTGTTCCTGCCACAGCTGAGACCGTCTACCAGTCCGGCTCGGTGGGCAAGCAGTTTACCGCCACCGTCGTCATGTTGCTGGTCGAGGAGGGCAAGCTGAGCCTCGACGGGCCCATCAGCCGCTATCTGGATGGCACGCCGCCCGCCTGGAAAGAGATCACCATCCGGCATCTGCTCACCCACACCAGCGGCATCCCGGACTACGAGAGCAAAGGCGATCTCAGTCTCGATTACCGGCGCGACTACACCGACGACGAACTGGTCGCCCTCGCCGAAAAGACGCCCCTCGCTTTTGCCCCCGGCGAAAAGTGGTCCTACAGCAACACCGGCTACGTCCTGCTCGGGATCATCGTCAACAAAGTCTCAGGCCGCTTCTACGGCGATATTCTCCAGAATCGCGTCTTCGGGCCGCTCGGTATGAAAAGTAGCCGGATTATCAGCGACCGCGACATCGTGCTGCATCGGGCAGCCGGATATCAACTGGTGGACGGCCTGCTCAAGAACCAGGGTTACGTCTCGCCCTCGCTCAATCGCACCGCAGATGGTTCGCTCTATTTGACAGTAGGCGATCTGGCGAAGTGGGACCGGGCGCTCTACACAGATAAAGTACTCACACGCGCGAGCCTCGAGCAGATCTGGACCCCGGTGCAGCTCAATTCAGGCCAGACCGCTCCCTACGGCTTTGGCTGGCGGCTCGCAAGCGTCGGCTCCCACCGGCTCATCGAACACAGCGGCCAGTGGCAAGGTTTTACCAGCCAGATCTCGCGCTACGTCGATGACCGGCTCACCGTCGTCGTGCTCACCAATCTGGCCAACGCGAAACCAGAAGTGATCGCCCACACTATCGCAGGATTTTTGTTGCCTCAACTCGGGCGAGCCGCTTCCGGCGGCGAGTGA
- a CDS encoding prolyl oligopeptidase family serine peptidase, whose product MRSALIWALLSATPAVAAPLVSSKAPAPAVAFDETVFRIHISDPYRWMEDPARQQEMVAWVRSQSDAATTALAALPERASFAALLEKSTRAGVRYSDVTSDGGRLFYRRLEPGDRVPKLVVREGGRERVLLDPTAGTNEVAAISSYSLSPDGQTVAVHVAKGGAEVGEVHFLDVATGAPKGVPLGPIWGEFTVAWLGPDTIAYTRITGTDKSADPLQNMRAAILKPGAAGPGTFVLGSRVTGSPPFAAQEFPLILQPVTSDLVLGLGTGARADFRLFVTRAAALSSQKPAWIPVATYDDRIGNVTALGDDLYYLTTKEESNGVVVRRHVNAGSLGTPERIVAGGDLVLTNLEAARDGVYVSAQRDGIAHLLFLPGGRGPAREVALPFEADLSDLRTDADGRSVLFGLNGWTTAVGYYRATGGRIEPVGLQSDSWSGAQGITAVREAAKSADGTSVPMVVLLPSSSKHTAIPTILTGYGSYGILNVSPRYNPYLLAWVAHGGAVAFCGTRGGGERGRSWHEAGRSANKPNAHADFIACAERLESASYTRPGSLVATGASAGGQLVPPAVLKRPDLFAALVPRVAVLNPTRLAAAENGANQFAEAGDPDTAAGFAALAAQDSYLMLATARDIPDTLVTIGLNDRRVAPWMSAKFVALAQKRFGDRRAIWIRADTEAGHGFGSARDRQNAEWADTFAFAWDRAQPTKTTQP is encoded by the coding sequence ATGCGTTCCGCACTGATCTGGGCACTATTGAGCGCGACGCCCGCCGTTGCTGCGCCGCTGGTGAGTTCAAAAGCTCCTGCCCCCGCCGTGGCTTTTGATGAGACGGTATTCAGAATTCATATCTCCGACCCTTACCGGTGGATGGAGGATCCGGCCCGGCAGCAGGAAATGGTCGCCTGGGTTCGTTCCCAGAGCGATGCGGCTACCACTGCCTTGGCGGCTTTGCCCGAGCGCGCTAGCTTTGCTGCACTGCTGGAAAAATCCACACGCGCCGGTGTGCGCTACTCGGATGTAACCTCTGATGGGGGACGGCTCTTCTATCGCCGCCTTGAACCCGGTGACCGTGTGCCGAAGCTGGTCGTGCGAGAAGGGGGACGCGAGCGGGTGCTGCTCGATCCGACAGCGGGGACGAACGAGGTAGCGGCAATCAGCAGCTACAGCCTTTCACCCGATGGCCAGACTGTCGCCGTTCATGTTGCCAAAGGCGGCGCAGAAGTGGGTGAAGTCCACTTCCTGGATGTGGCGACCGGTGCGCCAAAAGGCGTGCCCCTCGGCCCCATCTGGGGGGAGTTCACCGTTGCTTGGCTTGGCCCCGACACGATCGCCTACACCCGAATCACCGGCACGGATAAAAGCGCAGATCCTCTGCAGAACATGCGCGCTGCTATTCTCAAGCCCGGTGCCGCCGGACCCGGCACATTTGTGCTCGGTAGTAGAGTCACCGGCAGCCCGCCCTTTGCAGCGCAGGAGTTCCCGCTGATCCTCCAGCCTGTCACCAGCGATCTGGTACTCGGCCTTGGTACCGGTGCCAGGGCTGATTTTCGCCTGTTCGTTACCCGAGCCGCTGCTCTTTCCAGTCAAAAGCCTGCCTGGATACCGGTGGCAACCTACGACGATCGCATCGGTAACGTTACTGCCCTTGGAGATGATCTCTATTATCTGACAACCAAAGAGGAGTCCAACGGTGTCGTGGTACGCCGCCACGTCAACGCTGGCAGTCTCGGTACTCCAGAACGAATTGTGGCTGGCGGCGACCTTGTGCTCACCAATCTGGAGGCGGCTCGCGACGGCGTCTACGTCTCCGCCCAGCGGGACGGGATTGCCCATCTGCTGTTTTTGCCGGGTGGGCGTGGCCCGGCCCGCGAGGTAGCGCTGCCTTTTGAGGCGGATCTTTCTGACCTGCGCACCGATGCCGATGGCCGCTCGGTGCTGTTCGGCCTGAATGGCTGGACGACAGCGGTCGGCTACTACCGGGCAACGGGCGGTCGCATCGAGCCAGTGGGCCTTCAGTCCGATTCCTGGAGCGGCGCTCAGGGCATAACTGCCGTGCGCGAGGCAGCAAAGAGTGCTGACGGCACCAGCGTGCCGATGGTGGTACTGTTGCCGTCCAGCAGCAAGCACACGGCGATACCGACGATTCTGACAGGCTATGGCAGCTACGGCATACTCAATGTGTCGCCCCGGTACAACCCTTACCTGTTGGCCTGGGTCGCCCATGGTGGGGCGGTTGCCTTCTGCGGTACGCGCGGTGGGGGCGAGCGGGGGAGAAGCTGGCATGAAGCGGGTCGCTCGGCCAACAAGCCGAACGCGCACGCGGATTTCATCGCCTGTGCCGAACGGCTGGAATCGGCGAGTTACACGCGTCCGGGCAGCCTGGTCGCCACCGGTGCCAGTGCCGGTGGTCAATTGGTGCCTCCTGCTGTGCTCAAGCGCCCCGATCTGTTTGCTGCCCTGGTGCCCCGCGTTGCGGTCCTCAATCCTACCCGGCTGGCGGCAGCCGAAAATGGTGCCAACCAGTTTGCTGAGGCAGGCGATCCTGACACCGCCGCAGGCTTCGCTGCCCTGGCCGCCCAGGACAGCTACCTGATGCTTGCCACCGCCCGCGACATTCCCGACACACTCGTCACTATCGGACTGAACGACAGGCGAGTCGCACCGTGGATGTCCGCCAAGTTCGTTGCCCTTGCCCAAAAACGCTTCGGCGATCGAAGGGCAATCTGGATCCGCGCCGATACAGAAGCGGGCCACGGCTTCGGTTCTGCCCGCGACCGGCAAAATGCCGAATGGGCCGACACCTTTGCTTTTGCCTGGGACCGAGCCCAGCCGACGAAGACGACACAACCGTGA